A region of Pseudomonas putida DNA encodes the following proteins:
- a CDS encoding c-type cytochrome, which produces MDGLKGGSLFIGLLCACALTHASAQSQYGLGTKATEAQIASWNIDVAPDGKALPPGRATVADGEKVYMNSCVSCHGVKLEGGVGPALAGGEGTLTTDKPLKTVGSYWPYATTLFDYIRRAMPFQAPQSLSNEQVYAVTGYILHINKLLDANATVEASTLVDVKMPNRDGFYTDDRPDSKAVACMSNCLKAH; this is translated from the coding sequence ATGGACGGGCTTAAAGGTGGTTCGTTATTCATAGGTTTGCTGTGCGCCTGTGCGCTGACTCATGCCTCGGCACAATCCCAATACGGTTTGGGCACCAAGGCTACCGAAGCGCAGATCGCCAGTTGGAACATCGACGTGGCGCCCGACGGCAAGGCTTTGCCTCCAGGGCGCGCAACGGTGGCGGACGGGGAAAAGGTCTACATGAACAGTTGCGTCAGCTGTCATGGGGTGAAACTGGAGGGCGGCGTCGGTCCTGCGTTGGCGGGCGGCGAAGGAACCCTGACTACTGACAAACCGCTCAAGACAGTCGGCAGCTATTGGCCCTATGCAACGACGCTTTTCGACTACATCCGCAGAGCCATGCCCTTCCAGGCGCCACAGTCATTGTCCAACGAACAAGTCTATGCGGTGACCGGCTACATCCTGCACATAAACAAGCTGCTGGACGCCAACGCGACCGTGGAAGCATCGACCTTGGTGGATGTAAAGATGCCGAATCGAGACGGTTTTTATACCGATGACAGACCGGACAGCAAGGCTGTTGCCTGTATGTCGAACTGTTTAAAAGCTCACTGA
- a CDS encoding DUF2946 family protein produces MKLASREKSMIAWVLYFSILFGSLLCAMGHGQMAGLRLSGLDGGLFCSTDGGAIFEGLQDVPAPSLPVVADCVIASLFGAILLAAFFGLLALLAGEPAKPLPAQPTRCLPRQRWPLINPRASPALLPAL; encoded by the coding sequence ATGAAGCTGGCCAGCCGCGAAAAATCGATGATTGCCTGGGTGCTGTACTTCAGCATCCTGTTCGGTTCGTTGCTGTGCGCGATGGGCCATGGACAAATGGCCGGCTTGCGATTGAGCGGTTTGGACGGCGGACTGTTTTGCTCTACTGACGGCGGGGCAATATTCGAGGGCCTGCAGGATGTGCCCGCCCCTTCGCTGCCCGTCGTCGCTGATTGCGTCATTGCGAGCCTGTTCGGTGCGATCCTGCTGGCGGCGTTTTTCGGGCTGCTCGCCCTGCTTGCCGGCGAGCCAGCCAAGCCCTTGCCCGCACAACCGACCCGTTGCCTACCCAGGCAGCGATGGCCCTTGATCAATCCTCGCGCCTCCCCCGCCTTGCTTCCCGCGCTCTGA
- a CDS encoding methyl-accepting chemotaxis protein — MNLAAGRQREAVELVSTAFNEMLATANEVARSCSAAASSADEGYRDVHDGQKQISEATGSVLKLSEELQVSTQTMHLLEQDSNNINAILDTIRSIAEQTNLLALNAAIEAARAGDQGRGFAVVADEVRALARRTSDSTGEIDSLLGNLARRTQEVTQQMQGSLQASQASVQRIQRARDSFDKIRASVDSIRDQNTQIATAAEEQHQVAEEINRHIAQIHADAQMVEEFAHSAHAGSGRMTAISGQLQGLVGRFKF, encoded by the coding sequence ATGAACCTGGCTGCCGGCCGCCAACGTGAGGCGGTGGAATTGGTAAGCACCGCTTTCAATGAAATGCTCGCCACTGCCAATGAGGTCGCACGTTCCTGCAGTGCCGCGGCGTCGAGTGCTGACGAAGGCTACCGCGACGTGCACGATGGCCAGAAGCAAATCAGCGAAGCCACCGGCAGCGTGCTCAAGCTCAGTGAGGAGCTGCAGGTATCGACCCAGACCATGCATCTGCTCGAGCAAGACAGCAATAACATCAATGCGATTCTCGACACTATTCGCTCGATTGCCGAGCAGACCAACTTGCTGGCGCTCAACGCCGCCATCGAAGCCGCCCGTGCGGGTGATCAAGGGCGTGGCTTTGCAGTGGTCGCGGATGAAGTTCGCGCCCTGGCTCGTCGCACCTCCGACTCTACCGGCGAAATAGACAGCCTACTGGGTAACCTCGCTCGCCGCACCCAGGAAGTCACCCAGCAGATGCAAGGCAGCCTGCAAGCGTCCCAGGCTAGCGTGCAGCGGATCCAGCGGGCCCGCGACAGCTTCGACAAGATCCGCGCTTCAGTGGACTCGATTCGCGACCAGAACACCCAGATCGCCACGGCGGCAGAGGAGCAGCATCAAGTGGCGGAGGAGATCAATCGGCACATCGCACAGATCCACGCCGATGCGCAGATGGTAGAGGAGTTCGCGCATTCAGCCCATGCCGGATCGGGGCGAATGACGGCCATTTCTGGCCAGCTTCAAGGATTGGTCGGGCGCTTTAAGTTTTAG